ACTCTCAAGTAGAATTTCTTCTGACTGAACGACTAGGAACTGTAGGTAAAAAACTCCACTCGGGAAGATCAAGAAATGATCAAGTTTTAGTAGATCTAAAGCTTTACATGAGAGGAGAAATAGAGCAATTGGTAGATAAAGTTTCTACTGTTTTTGGCTTGCTAAACAAGTTGAGTGAAGAACATAAGGAGCTTCTGATGCCGGGCTATACGCATATGCAAGTAGCAATGCCATCTTCTTTCGGACTTTGGTTTGGAGCATATGCCGAAGCTTTGATCGATGATTTGGAAGTCTTGAAAGGAGCGTATAAAGTAGTTAATAAAAATCCTTTGGGTTCTGCTGCAGGTTATGGTTCTTCTTTCCCGCTTGACCGTCAGATGACAACCGATCTGTTAGGCTTTGAAGTCATGAATTACAATGTAGTTTATGCGCAAATGGGTAGAGGGAAAGTCGAGTATATTGTATCTAATGCACTAGCTTCTATTGCCGCTACAGTCAATAAGCTTTCGATGGATACTTGCTTGTACATGGGGCAAAACTTTGGTTTCTTCTCATTCCCATCGGAATTGACAACGGGTTCGAGTATTATGCCGCATAAGAAAAACCCAGATGTATTGGAGCTGACAAGAGCAAAATGTAATCAGCTTTTAGCACTTCCAACACAAGTCAGTATGTTGACAAGTAACTTACCTGTTGGTTATCACAGAGATTTTCAGCAGATCAAAGAATTGCTGATGCCCGCATTCGGTATGTTGAACGATTGTTTGGATATGGTGATGCTTATGTTTAGTAATATCACGATCAACAAAGACATTCTTGATGATGAAAAGTACCATTACCTATTTAGTGTAGAAGTGGTAAATCAGTTGGTGTTGGAAGGTGTACCATTCCGTGAAGCTTATAAACAAGTGGGAATGGATATTGAAAAAGGCACATTCAAACCTCAGAAAGAAGTAAACCACACACACGCAGGTAGTATCGGGAATCTTTGTAATGAAGAAATTGCTGCTGAAATGCAAAAAGTAGTAGATGGTTTTGAATTCAAATCTTTGCACGAAAAACTAAAAGCACTTCTTGCATAAATTTAGTAAGATAAATAATACAGAAAAGGACGATAAGAAATCTTACAGGATTTTCTATCGTCCTTTTTTAATTCCTAGAACTTAGAAATTAGGCAGAAAGTCTGATCGAGGTACACTCTCCGTTTTGATCGTAGATATCAATGATAGATAATTCACCGTTGTCGTGCTGTACGGTATAAATATCTACAGGAGCTTTCACTGTGTGGAATAAAGTATCACCATTATTACCTTCTAGTGTAATGATGATGTCATTTCCTTTGCCAACAGGGTCGTAGTCAACATCTCTCAACGCCTTGTCTTCAGCTAGTGTATTGTTCTGCACTTCCAAAACAACATGTCTACCTTTGTTACTAGAGTTGATCGATTGCAGTTTATCCGACCATTCTTCTTGCGATAAATGTTTTCTGATACTCATATTCTTAAGCCTATTTTATGTGAATAAAAATGAGATTTAAGCACCCTTGAGTGTTTGTGATTTACTCCAAGAACAAAAGGGATTTGTAAAAGTTTCAGAAGTATAAAAAGCGAATGAAAGTGGTTGTTCGTTTATGAATCAGCTTCCCAAAGTCCATTTTCAATGACTTCTAGAAGGTGTCCGTCGGGATCTTCAAAGTAGAAGGATTTTTTCTTGGCAGACCATTTCCAAATTTCTTCATGTAAGATGGAGATGTTTTTTTCTTTTATTTCCTGCTTAAGCTGCTCATATTTTCCACGAGGAGCTTCAAAAGCAATATGAATTTTTCCACCACCATAATGTCCTGGTAAATCCCCGCCTTTTTTACTTTCTTCAGAAATAAAGCAGAGTAATACCGATGTTCCTACTCGGAAAAAGATATGCCTTCCTTCTACTTTACCAATAACAGGAAAGCCAAGTAAATCATGGTAGAATGCCTTGCAGTCATCAAGGTCTTTGACATAAAGGCAGGTTTCTTTGATCTGGGTAAATTCCATACTAGAATTTAATAAAAAATGAGTTTACCCGATTGCTCAGATAAACTCATTTTTAGGGAGAAGAATTATAATTAAAGTTCTTCTCGGATACGTTTTAGTAACTCCACTGAAGCATCAATTTCTTTTTTACGAATAGAGACACTTTCTATATTGAAACCTACAGGAATGTGCTTTAAGTGAGCATAAGAATACAAATCCTTGAAGATATCAACACAATAGTCAACCGAATGATGAAGAATATCTACTGAGTTTGCCAACTCGTTTTCTATCCAAGTAGGGAAAGAAACACCTAGCCACTTCATAAACTCCATAGTTTTAAGAGAACCACAAGGGGCTAGTGTAAATATGATTGGCTGCATTTCGATATTTTCCTTCTGACAGTGATAGTAGTAATCTGAAAGGAAATCTTTAGCCGCAGAAACATCATAAACTGTTTGTGTGATAAAGAATGAACATCCTTTCTTCGCTTTCTCAATCATACGAAGGTGTTCATCTTTTTTAGTCTGATGTCTTTCCGGAATACAAACGCCACCAAGTTTGGTATTATTTGGTGTATTCTGATACAGAGAATAGGCATCGCCGAGTGTCATCATGACTTGTTGTTTGCTAGAAGCAGCTCCAACAAACACCATACACGAGTTTGAATCTTTGTTGCTTAGTTCGTTAGCGAGTTCCTCTTGAGAATATTTTCCGACACAACGATAAACGATTTTAGGGACATCCAACTCATCTAGATAAGAGTCTGAATATTCCATTGAATCTAATGACGGTAAAAACGGAAAAGGACGTTCTTCTGAAGTACGGTCACTTTCATCTTGAATGTCATAAATCACCAATGCATCAATATCAAGTTCCTTGATACGTCGGATTTGATTTTGAGAAATCTCGGTAAGTTTTTCAGGGGCATTTCTTTGTTTTGGGGGAGTGATCCCGTATGTGATGAACCCTGTTTTTTTGGTTTTAATTATTTCTTTGAACATAGTGTACTTAGTCCTTCATGTAAATTGCAGTTACAAATTAAAAGAATACTTTCGCAGTTTGAAATAAAAAAGGTTAGATATCTCTTTTAGGAAATGAAAGACAAAATAAAATTCTAGAAAAAGTCACTTTTTTGATTCTGATACTATTTGATCTTCTCATAAGGCAAAATCTTTTGAAAAACTATTTTTTGCTCAAAGATTTATAGGTGAGAGAAATCATACTTTAAGAGAACATATGTCATAATCTAAACTAGAAATAGCCCTTATTTTTGGAGCAGTGGATAATTCTGATATGAAGCACAGCCAGAAGAGGGGAAACCTTTGGAGGTTGTGCTTTTTTATTTTTTTGAAAAAATATTTTTGCTCCGTAATTCATTTACGGTCTATGCCTATAATTTTGTTAGAGTAATAAGAAGATAATTAGATAAAATATTAGAAAAATTTCTATATTTTCGGAAAATCGATACAAATCATTTAGATCATAGATAAATTTCAACGATCATGGCAGCAGACAATAAAGAACAACAAGAAAAACTCAATGCACTGAATACAGTCATTTCTAAGCTTGACAAAACCTATGGTAAAGGTACAGTCATGAAAATGAACGATGAGAATGTAGTAGATATTCCTGCAATCTCAACAGGTTCATTGGGCTTAGACCTTGCTTTAGGTGTAGGTGGTTTACCTAGAGGTCGTATTGTAGAGGTTTATGGACCAGAATCTTCAGGTAAAACAACTTTAGCTTTGCACACTATTGCTGAGGCACAAAAAAATGGTGGAATGGCAGCTTTTGTAGATGCTGAACACGCATTTGATAAAGTTTATGCTGAGAAGTTGGGGATTGATATGGATCGTTTGTTGATCTCTCAGCCAGACCATGGTGAGCAAGCTTTGGAGATTGCAGAGCACTTGGTTCGTTCTGGAGCTTTGGATGTTGTGGTTATTGACTCGGTAGCAGCTTTGGTTCCTAAAGCGGAATTGGAAGGTGATATGGGAGATAGCCGTATGGGACTTCAAGCACGTTTGATGTCGCAAGCACTTCGTAAGTTGACAGGAGCAGTTTCTAAAACAAACTGTGTATGTATCTTCATTAACCAATTACGTGAGAAAATTGGTGTAATGTTCGGTAACCCTGAAACAACAACGGGTGGTAATGCCTTGAAATATTACTCTTCTGTACGTTTGGATATCCGTCGTATTGGAGCGATCAAAGAATCTGCTGATAATATAGTAGGTAACCGCACAAGAGTAAAAGTTCAGAAAAACAAAGTAGCACCTCCATTCAAACAAGTAGAATTTGATATTCTTTATGGTGAGGGTATTTCACGAGCTGGTGAGGTTCTTGACCTTGCTGTAGATATGGAGATTGTGAAAAAAGCAGGTTCTTGGTTCTCTTATGGAACTACAAAACTTGGTCAAGGTCGTGAGGCTGTAAAAGAAATGATCAAGGATAATCCAGAGTTGATGGATGAGCTTGAAACTAAGATCAAGGCGAAAATTGATGGAATTGAACTTCCTGAAGAAGAGCCAGCAAAACCAAAGAAAGCAGAAAAGGCAGATAAAGAATAGTCTTTATTTCTAAAAGATAAATTGAAAGGCATCCCTATTAAAAGGATGCCTTTTCTTATTTCAGATCAATGCTAGTGACTTTTCCACTCTCTATATTGAAGGAAATAGATTTATCTTTTAATCCTTCTGTGTTAGAAAGCTTTTCAGCACTCCAATAATCAAGCAGATAACTTTCTTTTTTTACAGGGTCAAACAGTAAATATTTATCGACTGTTTTTGGTCCATTTTCGGTGTAAAACAGGATGTCATTTTTGAACCAACCAATAACTTTATAACCTGTAAGTTGATCACTTTTTGAAGAAAAATAGGCAAGTGTATCCATTTCAGATTTGACCAAAAGGTCATGTAGTTGAAGGCTATAGTTATCAAACTCTCCATTTTTTAGTTTCCGCTTCATTTGAAGACTGTCAGCCAACAGAAGCTGAGAAGAAAAACTTTTGTCTTTACTCAGAAGCTCAGAAGTTACTTTGAGTTTCTTCTTTATTATAACTTCTTTTTTCGTTTCTACTTTATCAGCAGTGTCTTGAAGATTACTGTCTTCTTGTTTTTCACTACTACATGAGATCAGTGAGAAAACAAGAAATCCTAATATATATTTTAGGGTATTCATCGATTTGTTCAGATTTAGTTTAGTATAGAAATTTCCCCCAAACTGTGTAACGAAAATTCAGCCGTAAATATACGAAGTCAATCGTATTTCAACTTCTAAAATAATGCGACTTCAAGGTTGTATTTGGAAAACAAGATGAGAGATAAGTATTATTTAGAGTTGAAAATGAGTTCCCGAACCTAAGTATTTATTTTCTTGATTCAATTTTAGAAATTCTAAGACCTCCAGTAAACTGAAGTCTTAGTTCATGCGACGTTTTATAAAACCCATATCTATATTTTTATTCTTCTTTCCTTTATTTATAGACCTTTTTGCACAAGATGTTGAGAAGGATTCTGTAAAGCTCTTTTCATATGGACGTATAGGAATTTCTGCTACAGATCAAGGACAATTAGGATTGCGTTTGAATCTTAATGGTTTAGGTCCTGTGGGAGGCCGACATGAAGAAGGTGATTATATAGAATTAGGAACAAGAGTCTATCTCAATCGACTGAAGCAGCGACTAGGAATGGATGTACTCTTTGTGATGCGTTTTGCAATGTTTTCTAGCCGAGGGGTAATGATTGGTAATGGATCAAACTGGGACCCAAATGATTTGGCGATCACATTGCCAGAAGTATATCTTCAGTTGAGAGCTAAAAATGGTTTAGTACTTTGGGTCGGATCAAGGTTTCACTATCCTCCGGGTTATTATTTGGAGTGGTTTGATCATTTTTTCTTCAATGAAAGAGGAGAGCAGGGTATTGGGATAGAATATAAAAGGTGGAAATGGATGATTTTGGCACAACAGCAATTGGATGATGCAGGTGTCACTCGATTACTTTATGATAATACAGGTGGTCTTTTGGGTAACCAAACCGATCGACAACGTTTGATGCTCATTGGAGAGTATAATTATCCTTTAGGAGAAAATCATCAGCTAGATATTAACGGAGAAGTTCATTTTCTTCCTAAAGACCCAAATGGTTTGCTACTACAGTCTGAAACTATTGCTGAGACAGACCCCGACGGAATTGTAGTTCCTGTACCTACAGAATGGGGTTTCGTGTTAGGAGCTGGTTTGAAATCTACTTTTAGAAGATTGGAGAATGGGCAAGAATCATACAATCAGTTAACTGCTCGATATGGATATGGAATCGCCAATGGTACAATTATAGGTACGTTTGCTCGTACGCATTTTACATATGGTGGTTTTGATGAAGATTTATCTTATGACGGCGCTTATGGATGGGCGTTGGTGAATAAGTTTGTGTGGAATACAGATGACCAGATTGGTTTACAGTTTTATCTACTTTATGAAAATGCAAAAGGGGGAGCTTCAGGAAATACGTTAACTGTGGAAGATGAGGAAGGGGAAATGGTAGTTTTCAATAATAAGAAAGAATCTTTTGTGGCGGGTAATCGCTTTACCTATTTTTTCACGGATAAATTTCACCTTCATTTTGATGTGAGTTATCAACAAAGACAGGAAGGTGATATGACACAGTTTGCACGTATGACTAAGTTTGCTGTTCAGCCTACTTTTATGTTGACAAAAAACAGAGATGTTCTTGGTATGCCACTCATCCGCTTTATCTATTCATTAGGTGTTTATAATGATTACGCGAGAGAAATCCAGTATTCTCAGTATTTGGAAGTAGATGGGAGTAATAGATTCGGTCACTATTTTGGGCTTAGAACAGAATGGTCATTCTAAACCTAAAAAAGAAGCCCATCGAAATAAATCCGATGAGCTCTAGACAATTGGTTTTATATTTTAGCTAAGCTTTAATACTTTCCTTTTCTTCTTCTTGAGGTCTTGTTTTCCAACGCTCATGAAGCCAAATCCATTGTTCAGGCTTTTGCTTGATAAAGTGAACTTGAGAATCTGAAATACGTTGCGTATTATCAATCAAGTCTTTTTCTTTATCACCAGTTTGAACAGCATATACTGGGTCGCCAACTACAATAGCATGGCTTAAATCTTCATTTCTTGTAATGCTAATTGGAAATACAGGAGCTCCAGTTTTAGCGGCAAGAATAGTAGCCCCAATAGGTGTAGAAGCTTGTGTACCCATGAAGTCTACAAACACATTTTTTACTTTCTGAGTATCTTGGTCAACCAGAAGAATTGATAATTCCTTAGATAAGATACCATTCAGTAAATGTTTGAAAGCAGAAGCACTTCTGGTCACATATTTCTGTCCTTGATGCGATCTGTTTTGAATAAGTAATTCGTTCAAACGCTCATCTTTTAGAGGAGCACCTACAACTGTTACACCTTTCTCGA
The sequence above is drawn from the Sediminitomix flava genome and encodes:
- a CDS encoding VOC family protein, producing the protein MEFTQIKETCLYVKDLDDCKAFYHDLLGFPVIGKVEGRHIFFRVGTSVLLCFISEESKKGGDLPGHYGGGKIHIAFEAPRGKYEQLKQEIKEKNISILHEEIWKWSAKKKSFYFEDPDGHLLEVIENGLWEADS
- a CDS encoding lysophospholipid acyltransferase family protein, with the translated sequence MGKKKGLKKLKYDLLYAFVKGGVKVLQKMPRKPLLRTGGRLGVLAYKLMKSERLKTLKNLDIAYGDTKSDSEKKWIAKESWRHLGMNAIETFRLPLLNTFKDFNDIVTVTGWEKITKVQLEGSGVIGLCAHHGCFELVNAYAGLIEKGVTVVGAPLKDERLNELLIQNRSHQGQKYVTRSASAFKHLLNGILSKELSILLVDQDTQKVKNVFVDFMGTQASTPIGATILAAKTGAPVFPISITRNEDLSHAIVVGDPVYAVQTGDKEKDLIDNTQRISDSQVHFIKQKPEQWIWLHERWKTRPQEEEKESIKA
- the argH gene encoding argininosuccinate lyase; translation: MKLWQKDFDVDKKVETFTVGKDRELDLDLAPYDVLGSIAHATMLAKVGLLTEDEKDQLVAGLQQIYKEVEAGDFEIKDGIEDVHSQVEFLLTERLGTVGKKLHSGRSRNDQVLVDLKLYMRGEIEQLVDKVSTVFGLLNKLSEEHKELLMPGYTHMQVAMPSSFGLWFGAYAEALIDDLEVLKGAYKVVNKNPLGSAAGYGSSFPLDRQMTTDLLGFEVMNYNVVYAQMGRGKVEYIVSNALASIAATVNKLSMDTCLYMGQNFGFFSFPSELTTGSSIMPHKKNPDVLELTRAKCNQLLALPTQVSMLTSNLPVGYHRDFQQIKELLMPAFGMLNDCLDMVMLMFSNITINKDILDDEKYHYLFSVEVVNQLVLEGVPFREAYKQVGMDIEKGTFKPQKEVNHTHAGSIGNLCNEEIAAEMQKVVDGFEFKSLHEKLKALLA
- the recA gene encoding recombinase RecA translates to MAADNKEQQEKLNALNTVISKLDKTYGKGTVMKMNDENVVDIPAISTGSLGLDLALGVGGLPRGRIVEVYGPESSGKTTLALHTIAEAQKNGGMAAFVDAEHAFDKVYAEKLGIDMDRLLISQPDHGEQALEIAEHLVRSGALDVVVIDSVAALVPKAELEGDMGDSRMGLQARLMSQALRKLTGAVSKTNCVCIFINQLREKIGVMFGNPETTTGGNALKYYSSVRLDIRRIGAIKESADNIVGNRTRVKVQKNKVAPPFKQVEFDILYGEGISRAGEVLDLAVDMEIVKKAGSWFSYGTTKLGQGREAVKEMIKDNPELMDELETKIKAKIDGIELPEEEPAKPKKAEKADKE
- a CDS encoding carbohydrate porin — encoded protein: MRRFIKPISIFLFFFPLFIDLFAQDVEKDSVKLFSYGRIGISATDQGQLGLRLNLNGLGPVGGRHEEGDYIELGTRVYLNRLKQRLGMDVLFVMRFAMFSSRGVMIGNGSNWDPNDLAITLPEVYLQLRAKNGLVLWVGSRFHYPPGYYLEWFDHFFFNERGEQGIGIEYKRWKWMILAQQQLDDAGVTRLLYDNTGGLLGNQTDRQRLMLIGEYNYPLGENHQLDINGEVHFLPKDPNGLLLQSETIAETDPDGIVVPVPTEWGFVLGAGLKSTFRRLENGQESYNQLTARYGYGIANGTIIGTFARTHFTYGGFDEDLSYDGAYGWALVNKFVWNTDDQIGLQFYLLYENAKGGASGNTLTVEDEEGEMVVFNNKKESFVAGNRFTYFFTDKFHLHFDVSYQQRQEGDMTQFARMTKFAVQPTFMLTKNRDVLGMPLIRFIYSLGVYNDYAREIQYSQYLEVDGSNRFGHYFGLRTEWSF
- a CDS encoding DUF5335 family protein; this encodes MSIRKHLSQEEWSDKLQSINSSNKGRHVVLEVQNNTLAEDKALRDVDYDPVGKGNDIIITLEGNNGDTLFHTVKAPVDIYTVQHDNGELSIIDIYDQNGECTSIRLSA
- a CDS encoding methylenetetrahydrofolate reductase, yielding MFKEIIKTKKTGFITYGITPPKQRNAPEKLTEISQNQIRRIKELDIDALVIYDIQDESDRTSEERPFPFLPSLDSMEYSDSYLDELDVPKIVYRCVGKYSQEELANELSNKDSNSCMVFVGAASSKQQVMMTLGDAYSLYQNTPNNTKLGGVCIPERHQTKKDEHLRMIEKAKKGCSFFITQTVYDVSAAKDFLSDYYYHCQKENIEMQPIIFTLAPCGSLKTMEFMKWLGVSFPTWIENELANSVDILHHSVDYCVDIFKDLYSYAHLKHIPVGFNIESVSIRKKEIDASVELLKRIREEL